In one Sphingobacterium daejeonense genomic region, the following are encoded:
- a CDS encoding thioredoxin family protein, translating into MSSKVQAQEQPEPVVNWISFEQLGDSLDSNPKPVLIFFHTDWCNYCKKMLRETFRDKEVIEKLNSEYFAVEFDAESIDSVLFDGVTYTNSSSRKRTGNYHELFKILMGKSKKHVFPTTLIMNADFSVKTKKINYLSIKQILNIL; encoded by the coding sequence ATGTCATCAAAAGTTCAGGCTCAAGAGCAGCCTGAACCTGTGGTCAATTGGATCAGTTTTGAACAGCTTGGCGACTCCCTTGACAGCAATCCAAAACCCGTTTTGATATTCTTTCATACGGACTGGTGCAACTATTGCAAGAAGATGCTAAGGGAGACTTTTAGAGATAAGGAGGTGATTGAAAAACTCAACTCTGAATACTTTGCTGTTGAATTTGATGCGGAGTCAATCGATAGTGTTTTATTCGATGGGGTAACATATACCAATTCAAGTTCCAGAAAAAGGACGGGTAATTATCATGAATTATTCAAAATTTTAATGGGTAAATCGAAAAAGCATGTTTTCCCGACTACTTTAATAATGAATGCAGATTTTTCGGTGAAAACGAAAAAAATTAATTACTTAAGTATTAAGCAAATATTAAATATTTTATAA